Proteins from a genomic interval of Channa argus isolate prfri chromosome 11, Channa argus male v1.0, whole genome shotgun sequence:
- the LOC137136031 gene encoding mothers against decapentaplegic homolog 2 isoform X1: protein MSSILPFTPPVVKRLLGWKKSTSGPGGAGGGEQNGQEEKWCEKAVKSLVKKLKKTGQLDELEKAITTQNCNTKCVTIPSNCSEIWGLSTPNTIEQWDTSGLYSYPDQTRSLDGRLQVSHRKGLPHVIYCRLWRWPDLHSHHELRAIEACEYAFHLKKDEVCINPYHYQRVETPVLPPVLVPRHSEILPELPPLDDYTHSIPENTNFPAGIEPPNNYIPETPPPGYISEDGEASDQQMNQSMDTGSPAELSPSTLSPVNHSMDLQPVTYSEPAFWCSIAYYELNQRVGETFHASQPSLTVDGFTDPSNSERFCLGLLSNVNRNATVEMTRRHIGRGVRLYYIGGEVFAECLSDSAIFVQSPNCNQRYGWHPATVCKIPPGCNLKIFNNQEFAALLAQSVNQGFEAVYQLTRMCTIRMSFVKGWGAEYRRQTVTSTPCWIELHLNGPLQWLDKVLTQMGSPSARCSSMS, encoded by the exons GCAGAATGGCCAAGAGGAGAAATGGTGTGAGAAGGCTGTGAAGAGCTTAGTGAAGAAGCTGAAGAAAACAGGGCAGCTGGATGAGCTAGAGAAAGCTATCACCACACAGAACTGCAACACCAAGTGTGTCACCATCCCGAG CAATTGCTCTGAAATATGGGGACTGAGTACACCAAATACGATAGAACAGTGGGATACATCAGGCCTATACAGCTACCCTGACCAAACCAG ATCGCTGGATGGCCGCCTCCAGGTCTCCCACAGGAAGGGGCTTCCCCATGTTATCTACTGCCGCTTGTGGCGATGGCCCGACCTTCACAGTCACCATGAGCTGCGCGCCATTGAGGCCTGTGAGTATGCCTTCCACCTAAAGAAGGACGAGGTCTGCATCAACCCATACCACTACCAGAGAGTGGAGACCCCAG TGCTGCCTCCCGTTCTTGTGCCAAGACACTCAGAAATCCTGCCAGAGTTGCCACCTCTGGATGACTACACTCATTCCATACCTGAGAACACAAACTTTCCTGCAGGAATTGAACCTCCAAACAACTATATACCAG AAACTCCTCCACCAGGCTACATTAGTGAGGATGGAGAGGCCAGCGATCAACAGATGAATCAAAGTATGGACACAG gTTCTCCAGCAGAGCTCTCTCCCAGTACTCTGTCGCCTGTCAATCACAGCATGG ACCTGCAGCCAGTAACTTACTCGGAGCCAGCCTTCTGGTGCTCTATAGCCTACTACGAACTGAATCAGCGTGTGGGGGAGACGTTCCACGCCTCGCAGCCCTCACTTACAGTTGACGGATTCACTGATCCATCAAACTCTGAGCGTTTCTGCTTGGGCCTGCTGTCTAATGTCAACAGGAATGCCACTGTGGAGATGACCCGGAGGCACATAG GAAGAGGAGTTAGACTCTACTACATTGGAGGCGAAGTATTTGCAGAGTGCCTGAGTGATAGCGCTATCTTTGTCCAGAGTCCAAACTGCAACCAGCGATATGGTTGGCATCCAGCAACAGTGTGTAAAATTCCTCCAG GTTGTAATCTAAAAATTTTCAACAACCAGGAATTTGCAGCCCTGCTGGCTCAATCAGTCAACCAGGGCTTTGAAGCAGTATATCAGCTCACCAGGATGTGCACCATCCGCATGAGCTTCGTCAAAGGCTGGGGAGCCGAGTACAG GCGGCAGACTGTCACAAGCACTCCTTGCTGGATCGAGCTGCATTTGAACGGTCCCCTACAGTGGCTGGACAAAGTTCTGACCCAGATGGGTTCCCCATCAGCACGTTGCTCCAGTATGTCCTAA
- the LOC137136031 gene encoding mothers against decapentaplegic homolog 2 isoform X2, which produces MSSILPFTPPVVKRLLGWKKSTSGPGGAGGGEQNGQEEKWCEKAVKSLVKKLKKTGQLDELEKAITTQNCNTKCVTIPSNCSEIWGLSTPNTIEQWDTSGLYSYPDQTRSLDGRLQVSHRKGLPHVIYCRLWRWPDLHSHHELRAIEACEYAFHLKKDEVCINPYHYQRVETPVLPPVLVPRHSEILPELPPLDDYTHSIPENTNFPAGIEPPNNYIPETPPPGYISEDGEASDQQMNQSSPAELSPSTLSPVNHSMDLQPVTYSEPAFWCSIAYYELNQRVGETFHASQPSLTVDGFTDPSNSERFCLGLLSNVNRNATVEMTRRHIGRGVRLYYIGGEVFAECLSDSAIFVQSPNCNQRYGWHPATVCKIPPGCNLKIFNNQEFAALLAQSVNQGFEAVYQLTRMCTIRMSFVKGWGAEYRRQTVTSTPCWIELHLNGPLQWLDKVLTQMGSPSARCSSMS; this is translated from the exons GCAGAATGGCCAAGAGGAGAAATGGTGTGAGAAGGCTGTGAAGAGCTTAGTGAAGAAGCTGAAGAAAACAGGGCAGCTGGATGAGCTAGAGAAAGCTATCACCACACAGAACTGCAACACCAAGTGTGTCACCATCCCGAG CAATTGCTCTGAAATATGGGGACTGAGTACACCAAATACGATAGAACAGTGGGATACATCAGGCCTATACAGCTACCCTGACCAAACCAG ATCGCTGGATGGCCGCCTCCAGGTCTCCCACAGGAAGGGGCTTCCCCATGTTATCTACTGCCGCTTGTGGCGATGGCCCGACCTTCACAGTCACCATGAGCTGCGCGCCATTGAGGCCTGTGAGTATGCCTTCCACCTAAAGAAGGACGAGGTCTGCATCAACCCATACCACTACCAGAGAGTGGAGACCCCAG TGCTGCCTCCCGTTCTTGTGCCAAGACACTCAGAAATCCTGCCAGAGTTGCCACCTCTGGATGACTACACTCATTCCATACCTGAGAACACAAACTTTCCTGCAGGAATTGAACCTCCAAACAACTATATACCAG AAACTCCTCCACCAGGCTACATTAGTGAGGATGGAGAGGCCAGCGATCAACAGATGAATCAAA gTTCTCCAGCAGAGCTCTCTCCCAGTACTCTGTCGCCTGTCAATCACAGCATGG ACCTGCAGCCAGTAACTTACTCGGAGCCAGCCTTCTGGTGCTCTATAGCCTACTACGAACTGAATCAGCGTGTGGGGGAGACGTTCCACGCCTCGCAGCCCTCACTTACAGTTGACGGATTCACTGATCCATCAAACTCTGAGCGTTTCTGCTTGGGCCTGCTGTCTAATGTCAACAGGAATGCCACTGTGGAGATGACCCGGAGGCACATAG GAAGAGGAGTTAGACTCTACTACATTGGAGGCGAAGTATTTGCAGAGTGCCTGAGTGATAGCGCTATCTTTGTCCAGAGTCCAAACTGCAACCAGCGATATGGTTGGCATCCAGCAACAGTGTGTAAAATTCCTCCAG GTTGTAATCTAAAAATTTTCAACAACCAGGAATTTGCAGCCCTGCTGGCTCAATCAGTCAACCAGGGCTTTGAAGCAGTATATCAGCTCACCAGGATGTGCACCATCCGCATGAGCTTCGTCAAAGGCTGGGGAGCCGAGTACAG GCGGCAGACTGTCACAAGCACTCCTTGCTGGATCGAGCTGCATTTGAACGGTCCCCTACAGTGGCTGGACAAAGTTCTGACCCAGATGGGTTCCCCATCAGCACGTTGCTCCAGTATGTCCTAA
- the LOC137136033 gene encoding immediate early response 3-interacting protein 1-like yields MAFTLYSLIQAAVLCVNAVAVLHEERFLSKFGWGVDQSIGGFGDEPGVKVQLLNLIRSVRTVMRVPLIGVNAVCIVLLLLFG; encoded by the exons ATGGCATTTACTTTGTATTCTCTCATTCAAGCAGCAGTTCTGTGCGTCAATGCTGTTGCTGTATTGCACGAAGAAAGATTTCTCAGTAAAT TCGGATGGGGAGTGGACCAGAGTATAGGAGGATTTGGTGATGAACCAGGAGTCAAAGTCCAGTTATTGAACCTTATTCGCTCTGTGAGGACAGTCATGAGAG TGCCGTTGATTGGAGTGAATGCCGTCTGCATTGtgctgttgcttttgtttggaTGA
- the si:ch211-12e13.1 gene encoding uncharacterized protein si:ch211-12e13.1: MGNTQSYIVSSVFSVYLAYVHIYCSYKLLKTNVLHSEKLPSFLFLYIKYLTRSLSRRTGHLYATVNTCECVFTALENRLHTPVLRSFCSAAGYGWDYPDTEYRDLPLCFPEFLCGRLLLMVLTHENFRLSPAGLVLVKQSLKTLEPVDELKKGSFMLQVRVLEYRHVDTGVEVDICLSATSYTGRPVWESILTLQSKNKHHKDSRCLPKSESESDKQSGKPDEPLSENEKQVDLRVPWGTCLQFAWSSLGYFPCWLLSLVTRLFGYRSQITPTLWMLSLCLAEIEKHKGVDFITAPINISAQFKETLLVPGKVTIRFWEPPKNGGQVTPPALRFHIQQHGGKILHMEGMICRS, from the exons ATGGGGAATACACAGAGTTACATTGTGTCCTCggtattttctgtgtatttagcTTATGTTCACATTTACTGTTCCTACAAGcttctgaaaacaaatgtactcCACAGCGAGAAACTTCCAAGTTTCTTGTTTCTTTACATCAAATATTTGACTAGATCCCTGTCAAGGAGAACAGGTCACCTGTATGCTACAGTAAAcacatgtgaatgtgttttcacAGCCCTCGAGAACAG GCTGCACACTCCTGTTTTGAGGAGCTTCTGCAGTGCTGCGGGTTACGGATGGGATTATCCAGACACTGAATATAGAGACCTCCCATTGTGCTTCCCGGAGTTTCTCTGTGGCAGGCTACTGCTCATGGTGCTCACTCATGAAAACTTCAGGCTCAGTCCAGCAG GTCTGGTTCTTGTGAAACAGAGTCTAAAAACCCTTGAGCCAGTTGATGAGCTTAAGAAGGGTTCATTCATGCTGCAAGTCCGAGTCCTGGAGTACCGGCATGTTGACACAGGGGTGGAGGTGGATATTTGTCTTTCTGCCACTTCTTATACCGGACGCCCAGTGTGGGAGAGCATCCTGACACTGCAGTCCAAAAATAAGCATCACAAAGATAGCAGATGCCTCCCTAAGTCAGAAAGTGAGAGTGATAAACAATCAG GAAAACCAGATGAGCCTTTGTCAGAAAACGAAAAGCAGGTGGATCTCAGAGTTCCCTGGGGCACCTGCTTGCAGTTTGCATGGTCATCCCTTGGCTACTTCCCCTGTTGGCTCCTCTCTTTGGTGACAAGGCTCTTTGGTTACAGGTCACAGATCACACCAACTCTTTGGATGCTGTCACTCTGCTTGGCTGAAATAGAAAAGCACAAAG GGGTTGACTTCATTACAGCTCCTATCAACATAAGTGCCCAGTTTAAGGAGACTCTGCTGGTACCAGGCAAAGTGACCATCAGGTTTTGGGAGCCACCCAAAAATGGGGGTCAGGTGACTCCCCCAGCCCTCAGATTTCACATTCAACAACATGGAGGCAAAATATTACACATGGAAGGAATGATTTGTAGGTCTTGA